The DNA sequence TTTCGGAATCTCCTCTGCATTTGGAAGATCTTACCTTTCTGACGACCGTAGCCAAGCAGGCCTCCCTGGCAATTGAAAACGTATTTTTATATGAAGAGCTGGCCGAGCAGGAGCGGCTAAAACATGAGCTGGAGATTGCCCGGCAAATTCAGCTGGCGTCGCTTCCCCAAAGCACACCGCAAATTTCAGGCCTGGATATCTCAGGGGCATCGATTCCTGCCCTGGAAGTCGGCGGTGATTATTATGACTTTCTAAATGGCCCTGCCGGATCGATTACAGTGATCGTTGGAGATGTCAGTGGTAAAGGCACCTCCGCTGCACTTTATATGTCTAAGATTCAGGGCATTTTGCGCTCTTTGCACGAATTCAATCTCTCACCACGGGAATTGTTTATCCGGGCGAATCGTCTCCTTTACAAAGACCTGGAGAAAAAGTCCTTTATCACGGCAATCGGTGCCTACTTCGACAGCTCGAAAGGGAGTTTGGTTCTAGCGCGGGCCGGGCATCTGCCGCTTTTTTATTATCATGCCAAATCCAAGCAGGTCAAGTGGGTCACGCCAAAAGGACTCGGGTTGGGTCTGGAGCAGGCTGAAGTGTTTGCTGATGAACTCGAAGAAGAGGTCATCAACTACCAGCCGGGAGATATTTTTCTTTTCGTGACCGATGGCATAACCGAAGCCCAAACCCACAATGGCGGACAGTTCGGCGAGGAAAAGCTTTCGGAAATTTTGTCTGCAAGCAGCTCTTTTGATGCTAATAAACTTCGCGACAAAGTCCTTTCCGAAGTGACACTATTTGCCGAGGACAGGTTACCCCACGATGACCAAACCGTGGTTGTTGTAAAAGCCCTGTAGGTGCCCTGTAGGTCAATTAGGGTTGAAGACCTAATTGACGTATCGAAATTGTCAGAAAGTCCTTTGGACATTTCTGCCTGCGCTTTCTCCTCCCTTGATTTTTTTCTGTAAAATACTACATTTACAAAAAGTAGAAACTTAGTGTCTTAAAATAAATTTTATCAACCGTTATGAAACCCATCAAACTCGGATTTATCGGATGCGGTATAGCAGCTACTGAGCTTCATTGGCCAGCCCTGCAAAAATTAAAAGACCAATTTCAAATCACTGCGGTCTGCAATAATACTGAGCAAAAGGCGAGGAAATTTTCCAAATTGGTTGGCGGTGTTTCTTACATGCTCGATTATAAAGAATTGCTGAAAAACCCGGATGTTGAAGCAATTGTCATAGCCCTTCCGATTTATTTGAATAACCGAGTTACCAAGGAAGTTTTGTTAGCGGAAAAGCATGTTTTTGTCGAGAAGCCTTTGGCCGCAAACCTGGAGGAAGCCCGTGATCTTCTAAAGTTTGGACATTCATTTTCGCAGGTGAAAATGGTAGGAGAAAATTGGTACCATCATCCGGTTTTTCAGCGGGTGAGAGAATTAATCGTCGAAGATCGAATTGGTGATCCATACGCAGTTTTCTGGGACGTCTTCCAACTGGTAACATTAGAGAACAAATACGCGCAAACGAAATGGCGCATTGAGCATAAACACAAAGGCGGATTTATCACTGACGGCGGGATTCATAACATCGCCGCTTTGCGCTTGATGTTTGGCGAAATCAGAGCGGGAAATGCCTTCAGCAAATCCATTAATCCGGCAATTGGAGAAGTCGATACATTTAGCTTACAATTCGAGACAAAAAATCGTGTACACGGTGTTCTGAATA is a window from the candidate division KSB1 bacterium genome containing:
- a CDS encoding Gfo/Idh/MocA family oxidoreductase; translation: MKPIKLGFIGCGIAATELHWPALQKLKDQFQITAVCNNTEQKARKFSKLVGGVSYMLDYKELLKNPDVEAIVIALPIYLNNRVTKEVLLAEKHVFVEKPLAANLEEARDLLKFGHSFSQVKMVGENWYHHPVFQRVRELIVEDRIGDPYAVFWDVFQLVTLENKYAQTKWRIEHKHKGGFITDGGIHNIAALRLMFGEIRAGNAFSKSINPAIGEVDTFSLQFETKNRVHGVLNIFRSPIGVSKNQLLVLGKQGSIMVEANKRILVKKQNGTEVEETIEEDTSYRNEFEDFYQAIRNGKEVVSSFSKAYEDLHVLLTALDSANQFHDLGTRG